A genomic window from Leishmania major strain Friedlin complete genome, chromosome 18 includes:
- a CDS encoding putative chaperone protein DNAj → MTAIQLSSLPLATQMLLDPAVVLDQDILEEWNAACAAAGSQSIEHTGVDVSSTMARGGVARRREPRRLVDTNDFLKLAEALDTLADELNVNAALGGASPSLAADPPAKAARRNLNVDELDPLGVDGLMGVQLEDAHEAHRLFGAKEYTAAMAAFLRVSSACLAHELTPALLNNVAVCHFVMEQWSACEAATRRVLAVDRTERYPSARRLVRVFISQGRLQEAQQAVSPHRDAIDWAAEVAAVKACTSYTNFYAAHQYSKALESLEVVLSLCPCGTLEAAKARLLSLENAAQAVSYAAQRSRAYATSTELHFCLWSLTFHSVTSVVGLDTLLADMQATPLGRSELRFRHLHTHIARCKEALAKLQVLKTARQWREAATFVTQVLAEPFLPDGLKGVMYYERARALAQQASWYATLDDTHRALSYTEAVSLRANMLLLVARCEEALGRLRDAVYHTEESLGLASNAAAVEQLRSLKARWAHVQASTDAPRTTPRTTSKETPKPNTNANAFSPVSRASLDVHYKTLSLPRSAGAAEVKKSYRALAIKWHPDRWCSASTEAIRTAESTFKTIQHAYEEIMKSAS, encoded by the coding sequence ATGACGGCAATACAGCTCTCTTCTCTACCGCTGGCGACACAGATGCTGCTGGATCCAGCGGTGGTACTCGATCAGGACATCCTTGAGGAGTGGAATGCCGcgtgcgcggcagctggctCCCAGAGTATCGAACACACCGGCGTTGATGTGTCCTCGACCATGGCTAGGGGCGGTGTCGCGCGTCGGCGCGAGCCACGGCGGCTCGTGGACACAAACGACTTTCTCAAGCTTGCAGAGGCTCTGGACACGCTCGCTGATGAGCTGAACGTGAATGCTGCCCTCGGTGGTGCATCACCGTCTTTGGCCGCAGACCCACCCGCGAAAGCCGCGAGGCGCAATCTCAACGTCGACGAGCTGGACCCGCTCGGGGTGGACGGGCTGATGGGGGTACAATTAGAAGACGCGCACGAGGCTCACCGGCTTTTTGGCGCGAAGGAGTACACAGCCGCCATGGCCGCTTTCCTCCGTGTTTCCTCCGCCTGTCTAGCGCATGAGCTGACGCCGGCTCTGCTCAACAATGTGGCGGTGTGTCACTTCGTGATGGAGCAGTGGAGCGCgtgcgaggcagccacgCGGCGTGTGCTCGCTGTTGATAGGACCGAGCGCTATCCGAGCGCGCGACGACTGGTGCGCGTCTTCATCTCACAGGGGCGCCTgcaagaggcgcagcaggccgTCAGCCCACATCGTGACGCCATCGACTGGGCCGCCGAAGTGGCGGCTGTGAAGGCTTGCACGAGCTACACCAACTTCTACGCGGCCCATCAGTACAGCAAGGCGCTCGAGAGCTTGGAGGTGGTGCTGTCCCTTTGTCCGTGCGGCACGCTGGAGGCTGCAAAGgcgcgtcttctctctctcgagaACGCGGCGCAGGCAGTGAGCTACGCGGCGCAGCGTTCCCGAGCGTATGCGACGTCGACAGAGCTGCACTTCTGTTTGTGGTCTCTCACCTTCCACTCCGTCACCTCCGTTGTTGGACTCGACACCCTTCTCGCGGACATGCAAGCCACACCATTGGGCAGGTCGGAGCTGCGGTTTCGacacctgcacacgcacatcgcaCGTTGCAAGGAGGCGCTTGCGAAGCTGCAGGTCCTGAAGACTGCGCGACAgtggcgcgaagcagcaACCTTTGTCACACAAGTCCTCGCCGAGCCGTTTCTCCCAGATGGGCTGAAGGGTGTGATGTACTACGAGCGTGCGCGGGCCCTTGCTCAGCAGGCAAGCTGGTACGCCACCCTTGACGATACGCACCGTGCACTGTCCTACACTGAGGCGGTATCACTGCGTGCAAACATGTTGCTTCTCGTCGCCCGTTGCGAGGAGGCACTTGGACGCTTGAGAGACGCCGTCTACCACACCGAAGAAAGCCTTGGCCTTGCCTCCAACGCTGCagccgtggagcagctgcgttCGCTAAAGGCACGCTGGGCACATGTGCAAGCGTCTACTGATGCACCCAGAACGACACCGCGCACCACGTCGAAAGAGACACCGAAGCCAAACACGAATGCCAACGCGTTTTCTCCAGTCTCTCGCGCATCACTTGATGTACATTATAAaacgctctctctcccccgcagcgccggtgcagcagaggtgaAGAAATCTTACCGGGCCTTGGCGATAAAGTGGCACCCGGatcggtggtgcagcgcctcgacTGAGGCCATACGCACCGCAGAATCCACCTTCAAGACGATCCAGCACGCCTACGAAGAGATCATGAAGAGCGCCTCCTGA
- the GSH1 gene encoding putative gamma-glutamylcysteine synthetase, whose product MGLLTTGGAPIQWGTDANSKAIPHVREHGIQQFLNVFKSKKDLHGMPFFWGEELEHQLIQLHDDTVTLSTEGAEVMNKLRARPDNCAVWNPEYGSFMVESTPDHPYTLSVESLDSVQDNIARRYHMLNEEAPPGVVGTTFVTFPLMGQGNFVHCSDKSSPYSQSLFVPDACINQTHPRFANLTANIRLRRGQKVCILVPLYVDSRTMQDTVDPRLNIDLTPHNKDIFHSRRENGRSMTDELYAHTDASAALLVPSSSLDPREDYPVTETLKQLFTPAALYYYAQYFTGQHREHMQERYNACNYPVTLVSHPCIYMDCMAFGMGNSALQVTMQLDNIHEARHVYDQLAILCPALLALSSATPFQKGLLCDTDVRWLTIAGAVDDRRVEEVPHILKSRYDSISVFISDRTENLEEFNDSQIAINRSYYELLKDSGVDVRLANHIAHLFIRDPLVMYDKMIDIDDTTHTEHFDNIQSTNWQTVRFKPPPLGNDIGWRVEFRVMDIQPTPFENAAFAVFIPLLTKAIVNYKPCFYTKISIVDENMGRAHRINPCGEQYIMRKDIFAHKCTASDEETARMSIDEIFNGKEGGFYGLIPLVCRYLDDEGKRSPLVNSYLKFLSMRASGRIPTPAQYMRKFVTTHPDYKHDSRLTDSIARDLVQRMHGLASNQIHDDDYLPISVFKATTRESVK is encoded by the coding sequence ATGGGGCTCTTGACGACTGGCGGCGCCCCAATACAATGGGGCACCGATGCAAATAGCAAAGCCATTCCGCACGTCAGAGAGCACGGCATTCAACAGTTCCTCAACGTTTTCAAAAGCAAAAAGGACCTCCATGGTATGCCGTTTTTCTGGGgagaggagctggagcacCAGCTGATCCAGCTCCACGATGACACGGTTACCCTCAGCACAGAAGGTGCGGAGGTAATGAACAAGCTGAGGGCGCGTCCTGACAACTGTGCCGTGTGGAATCCCGAATATGGAAGCTTCATGGTCGAAAGCACGCCAGACCACCCTTACACTCTGTCGGTGGAGAGCCTCGACTCGGTGCAGGACAACATCGCGCGGCGGTACCACATGCTcaacgaggaggcgccaCCCGGCGTGGTCGGCACCACCTTTGTGACTTTCCCACTCATGGGCCAGGGTAACTTTGTACACTGCAGTGATAAGAGCTCTCCGTACTCGCAGTCGCTGTTTGTTCCTGATGCGTGCATCAACCAAACGCATCCGCGCTTTGCGAACCTGACGGCAAACAttcgcctgcgccgcggtCAAAAGGTTTGCATCCTGGTGCCTCTGTACGTGGACTCCCGAACAATGCAGGACACGGTGGACCCCCGACTAAACATTGACCTGACTCCACACAACAAGGACATTTTTCACTCCAGGAGAGAAAACGGCAGGAGCATGACCGACGAACTCTACGCGCACACGGACGCGTCTGCCGCTCTGCTAGTGCCGAGTAGCTCTCTCGACCCACGCGAGGACTACCCTGTCACCGAGACTCTGAAGCAGCTCTTCACCCCTGCTGCGCTCTACTACTACGCACAGTACTTCACGGGACAGCACCGCGAGCATATGCAGGAGCGCTACAACGCGTGTAACTACCCCGTAACCTTGGTCAGCCACCCGTGCATCTACATGGACTGCATGGCCTTTGGCATGGGTAACAGCGCTCTGCAAGTGACGATGCAGCTGGACAACATTCACGAGGCGCGCCACGTGTACGACCAGCTCGCCATCTTGTGCCCGGCGCTTCTGGCTCTCAGCTCAGCCACGCCGTTCCAGAAGGGTCTTCTTTGCGACACCGATGTGCGCTGGCTGACTAttgccggcgccgtcgacgaccgccgcgtggaggaggtgccgcaTATCCTCAAGTCTCGCTACGACTCCATCTCCGTCTTCATCAGCGACAGAACCGAAAACCTCGAGGAATTCAACGATTCACAGATAGCGATAAACCGCTCGTACTATGAACTCCTGAAGGACTCCGGTGTCGACGTGCGGTTGGCGAACCACATTGCACATCTGTTCATTCGAGATCCGCTTGTGATGTACGACAAGATGATCGACATCGATGACACGACGCACACAGAGCACTTTGACAACATCCAGTCCACTAACTGGCAGACAGTGCGCTTCAAGCCTCCGCCGCTAGGCAACGACATTGGCTGGCGCGTTGAGTTCCGCGTGATGGATATTCAGCCAACGCCGTTCGAGaacgccgccttcgccgtctTCATTCCGCTTCTCACCAAGGCCATCGTCAACTACAAGCCCTGCTTTTACACCAAGATCTCCATCGTCGACGAGAATATGGGCCGCGCACATCGCATCAACCCATGTGGAGAACAATACATTATGCGCAAGGACATTTTCGCCCACAAGTGCACCGCCAGTGACGAGGAGACGGCGAGGATGAGCATTGACGAGATCTTCAACGGCAAGGAGGGCGGATTCTATGGACTCATCCCCCTCGTGTGCCGCTATCTCGACGACGAGGGGAAGCGAAGTCCCCTCGTAAACTCCTACTTGAAGTTCCTGTCAATGCGCGCCTCTGGCCGCATTCCCACACCTGCGCAGTACATGCGAAAGTTTGTCACGACACATCCCGACTACAAACACGACTCACGCCTCACCGACAGCATCGCACGTGACCTTGTGCAGCGCATGCACGGTCTGGCTTCGAATCAGATCCACGACGATGACTACCTTCCCATAAGCGTCTTCAAGGCCACCACAAGAGAGAGTGTCAAGTGA